One window of the Pelobates fuscus isolate aPelFus1 chromosome 12, aPelFus1.pri, whole genome shotgun sequence genome contains the following:
- the ZNF319 gene encoding zinc finger protein 319: MSEGWPQAQVPPPSLQPPQQQPAQHPGTITLGEHPITTTGATENSLGCAVYGILLQPDLGVQNPPLPPSEPIHKCGLCGQDLSHLSNPQDHQCMPPANQDRSFQCTQCLKIFHQATDLLEHQCTQVEQKPFVCGVCKMGFSLLTSLAQHHNVHSGSSLKCSICEKTYKASDVERAPVPAAPPLTQETHEKPFSCTLCQKPFKHLSELSRHERIHTGEKPYKCTLCDKSFSQSSHLVHHKRTHSSERPYKCTVCEKSFKHRSHLLRHMYAHAGEQLFQCQTCQLRFKESSQLMQHPCTPAGERPFRCTACQKTFRRPSDLRQHERTHSEERPFHCDLCQMSFKQQYALMRHRRTHRAEETAKCTLCEKGIVQPAQILFHQHSAESIFKCNACQHGFSQSQELLRHKCGQSSSERPFQCNICHKAYKRSSALQKHQATHCTEKPLRCTACEHRFFSSSEFVQHRCDPAREKPLKCSDCEKRFKYASDLQRHRRVHTGEKPYKCLSCDKSFKQREHLNKHQSVHNREQQYKCLWCGERFHELNLLQEHSAQHTADGSYQVAACMS; encoded by the coding sequence atgtcAGAGGGCTGGCCACAAGCACAggtgccccctccctcactgcagcccccacagcagCAACCAGCTCAGCACCCAGGGACCATTACGCTGGGAGAACATCCTATCACCACTACGGGAGCTACAGAAAATTCCCTGGGATGTGCCGTGTACGGAATCCTCCTGCAGCCAGACCTTGGGGTGCAGAACCCTCCCTTGCCGCCAAGTGAGCCCATACACAAGTGTGGACTATGTGGGCAGGATCTCTCCCACCTGTCCAATCCGCAGGATCATCAGTGTATGCCCCCTGCAAACCAGGACCGCTCTTTCCAGTGCACACAGTGTCTAAAGATTTTCCATCAAGCCACAGACCTCCTTGAACACCAGTGCACACAAGTGGAGCAGAAGCCCTTTGTGTGTGGTGTCTGCAAAATGGGATTCTCGCTTCTCACCTCCCTTGCTCAACATCATAATGTCCATAGCGGCAGCTCCCTCAAATGCTCAATCTGTGAAAAGACCTATAAAGCGTCTGATGTGGAGCGTGCCCCGGTGCCTGCTGCTCCTCCTCTTACACAAGAGACTCATGAGAAGCCTTTCAGCTGCACTCTCTGCCAGAAACCATTCAAGCACCTCTCGGAGCTGTCTCGGCACGAGCGCATACACACTGGAGAGAAACCCTATAAGTGCACTCTGTGCGATAAGAGCTTCAGCCAGTCTTCTCACCTTGTCCACCACAAACGCACACACAGCTCTGAGCGGCCTTATAAGTGCACTGTCTGCGAGAAAAGCTTTAAGCATCGTTCACACCTACTGCGCCACATGTACGCTCATGCTGGTGAGCAATTGTTTCAATGCCAGACGTGTCAGCTGCGATTTAAGGAGTCCTCACAGCTCATGCAGCACCCCTGCACGCCGGCAGGAGAGAGACCATTCCGGTGCACTGCGTGCCAGAAGACATTCCGTAGGCCCTCAGACCTGAGACAGCATGAGCGAACACACAGTGAAGAGCGGCCCTTCCACTGTGACCTGTGTCAGATGAGTTTCAAGCAGCAGTATGCGCTCATGAGACATCGGCGCACACACAGAGCAGAGGAGACAGCCAAATGTACCCTGTGTGAGAAGGGCATAGTGCAGCCGGCACAGATCCTCTTCCACCAGCACAGTGCTGAGAGCATTTTCAAATGTAACGCCTGCCAACATGGCTTCAGCCAGTCCCAGGAGCTACTAAGGCACAAGTGTGGACAAAGTAGCTCCGAGCGGCCCTTCCAGTGCAATATTTGTCACAAGGCCTACAAGCGCTCCTCGGCCCTGCAGAAACACCAGGCCACACACTGCACAGAGAAGCCGCTGAGATGCACTGCTTGTGAGCACCGTTTCTTCTCGTCCTCTGAGTTCGTGCAGCACCGCTGTGATCCAGCCAGGGAGAAACCACTTAAGTGCTCGGACTGTGAGAAACGTTTTAAGTATGCTTCAGACCTGCAGCGGCACCGCCGGGTACATACTGGTGAGAAGCCATACAAGTGTTTGTCATGTGACAAGAGCTTCAAGCAACGTGAACATCTCAACAAGCATCAGAGTGTGCACAACCGCGAACAGCAGTACAAGTGTCTATGGTGCGGGGAGAGATTCCATGAACTGAACCTACTGCAGGAGCACAGTGCACAACACACGGCAGATGGCAGCTATCAGGTGGCAGCTTGTATGTCGTAA